In Cotesia glomerata isolate CgM1 linkage group LG3, MPM_Cglom_v2.3, whole genome shotgun sequence, one genomic interval encodes:
- the LOC123262251 gene encoding tryptophan 2,3-dioxygenase: protein MACPLGNDIYEDISQIGDQLTDGPGVGLLYSEYLRLDKILSAQRLLSVEYKKEVHDEHLFIVTHQAYELWFKQIIYELDSVRRLLNSEAENDNSYDNNEKLSEYLRLDESQTLEILKRLNRIVLILKLLVDQVTILETMTPLDFMDFRDYLSPASGFQSLQFRLLENKLGIKQEHRVRYNQNYTKVFGNDPEAIEAIKKSECEPSLSQLVQEWLSRTPGLEENDYNFWGKYQTAVEQMLDEQEMIAQKQTKESVRTHMKANVASRKAVFESIFNQSQHNALVSRGERRFSYRALQGAVMITLYRDEPRFSQPHQILTALMDIDSLITKWRYNHVLMVQRMIGSQQLGTGGSSGYHYLKSTLSDRYKVFLDLFNLSTFLIPRNLIPPLTKQMKTKLSIALGCLGLEDEVSDQNVSESSVEESL, encoded by the exons ATATGAAGACATCAGCCAAATAGGCGACCAATTAACGGATGGCCCAGGTGTCGGACTTCTTTACAGCGAATATCTAAGACTCGATAAAATCCTCTCAGCGCAACGACTTCTTAGTGTAGAATACAAAAAAGAAGTTCACGATGAGCACCTTTTTATCGTAACTCACCAAG ccTACGAGCTTTGGTTCAAGCAAATAATTTACGAGCTCGACTCTGTTCGGAGACTGCTCAATTCAGAAGCCGAAAATGACAATTCTTATGATAATAATGAGAAATTATCGGAATATTTGCGCTTAGATGAGTCGCAAACATTAGAAATTCTCAAAAGGCTGAACCGCATTGTTCTTATACTCAAA CTTTTAGTGGATCAAGTGACTATCCTAGAGACTATGACACCGCTGGACTTTATGGACTTTCGTGATTACTTATCACCAGCATCCGGCTTTCAGTCACTACAATTTCGCCTGTTGGAAAACAAACTTGGAATTAAACAGGAGCATCGAGTTAGATATAATCAGAACTATACTAAAGTTTTCGGGAATGATCCTGAGGCTATTGAggcaattaaaaaatctgaGTGCGAACCAAGTTTGAGCCAGTTGGTTCAAGAGTGGCTTTCACGTACACCTGGACTTGAGGAAAATGATTATAACTTTTGGGGAAAGTATCAGACCGCTGTCGAGCAGATGCTTGATGAACAAGAGATGATTgctcag aaacaaACGAAAGAGAGTGTACGTACTCATATGAAAGCAAATGTTGCTTCAAGAAAAGCTGTCTTTGAATCAATATTCAACCAGTCTCAACACAACGCTCTGGTATCACGAGGCGAAAGACGATTCAGTTATCGAGCCCTCCAAGGTGCTGTTATGATAACACTTTATCGTGATGAACCGCGATTTAGTCAGCCTCATCAAATACTTACAGCTCTAATGGATATCGATTCGTTAATTACTAAATGGAGAT ATAACCACGTGCTTATGGTTCAAAGAATGATTGGATCTCAGCAATTAGGAACGGGTGGTTCTTCTGGTTACCACTACCTTAAATCAACTCTCAG TGACAGATACAAAGTATTTCTTGATCTATTCAATCTCTCAACATTCTTGATACCGCGAAATCTAATTCCGCCGCTGACAAAACAGATGAAAACAAAGCTCTCAATAGCCTTGGGCTGTTTGGGGCTTGAAGACGAAGTATCTGATCAGAACGTTTCCGAAAGTTCTGTTGAAGAATCTCTCTAA
- the LOC123262252 gene encoding cathepsin O-like, with the protein MEWRTVALSVFMISLCFLAIPIRVPSSDTTDDDLRLFETYILRYNKSYRHDPIEYDKRFKHFQISLRGIEKMNKLRTSPESAYYGPTKYSDLSEDEFLKLALRRDLSTRAERHRIDRFMRQKYSSAEGNLIRYERAVRIPPRLDWRTKGVVTPVKSQGNCGACWAYSTVECIESMIAIKNHTLTSYSVQEMIDCADNNNFGCQGGDICSLLSWLVDNKVSVSTESLYPVTGKTDTCVLERSAKSTVRVTDFTCDSFINTEDQLLDVLVNHGPVAVAVNALTWQNYLGGIIQFHCDGSFKMLNHAVQIVGYDNTGKIPYYIVRNSWGTLFGNDGYIYIAIGNNLCGIANQVSSLNVIW; encoded by the exons ATGGAGTGGAGAACGGTAGCACTGTCTGTCTTTATGATAAGCCTTTGTTTTCTGGCTATACCTATCAGAGTGCCATCATCAGATACAACTGATGATGATCTGAGATTATTTGAGACTTATATTTTGCGTTACAATAAATCTTACCGTCATGATCCGATTGAGTATGATAAAAGATTTAAACATTTTCAA ATTTCGCTTCGAGGGATCGAGAAGATGAATAAATTAAGAACATCACCGGAGAGTGCTTACTACGGGCCAACCAAGTACTCAGATTTGTCAGaagatgaatttttaaagctGGCATTACGTAGAGATTTATCAACTCGCGCTGAAAGACATCGAATTGACCGTTTTATGCGTCAAAAATATTCCAGTGCCGAAGGTAATTTAATACGCTATGAGAGAGCGGTAAGAATACCACCGAGACTTGACTGGAGAACGAAGGGAGTTGTTACACCAGTTAAAAGTCAAGGAAATTGTGGAGCTTGTTGGGCTTACAGTACTGTCGAATGTATTGAATCGATGATTGCTATCAAAAATCATACACTTACATCCTACAGCGTCCAGgag atgATCGACTGTGctgataacaataattttggCTGTCAAGGAGGAGACATTTGCAGTCTACTGTCCTGGCTCGTAGACAATAAAGTATCTGTCTCAACAGAGTCTCTTTACCCGGTAACTGGAAAAACAGACACTTGCGTACTAGAGCG atcaGCAAAGTCAACAGTTCGAGTTACTGATTTTACATGTGATAG ctTCATAAATACTGAAGATCAACTGCTAGATGTGTTAGTTAATCACGGACCAGTAGCAGTGGCAGTAAATGCTCTTACTTGGCAAAATTATTTAGGTGGAATAATACAATTTCACTGCGACGGTTcatttaaaatgttaaatcaTGCAGTACAAATAGTAGGGTACGATAACACCGGAAAAATACCTTATTACATCGTTAGAAATTCATGGGGTACCCTGTTTGGCAATGAcggatatatttatatagcaATAGGAAATAATTTATGTG gaaTAGCAAATCAAGTATCATCTTTAAATGTTATTTGGTag
- the LOC123262253 gene encoding Krueppel homolog 2, translating to MADSPSSGSTDSSQQVEKGWGALKQHVLANKINAGLWATRVFTILFTIGYLIPVFGNSYNAYYKVLMSAAATSALRLHQRVPVVRLNMQFIEDLLMEDSCHYLLYSIIFLYVSPVTMVLVPVLLFAILHAASYSLALLDTLGQNSCWPARLMISLVEYQSSNILRLCGLCEIMILPLTIILVFSGRAGLLTPFVYYQFFKMRLSSRRNHFTRNTFHELRNALSSLSMRPSMPGVVRWLINVLLKITQQITPNPVPQ from the exons atGGCTGACAGTCCTAGCTCAGGGTCTACCGACAGCTCACAGCAAGTCGAAAAGGGCTGGGGAGCATTGAAACAGCATGTACTtgctaataaaattaatgctgGACTTTGGGCCACTAGagtatttactattttatttaccaTTGGATATTTAATTCCAGTTTTTGG aaattcgTATAATGCTTATTACAAAGTATTAATGAGTGCTGCTGCTACCAGCGCACTTAGGTTACATCAAAGAGTCCCAGTGGTTCGACTCAACATGCAATTTATTGAAGATTTACTCATGGAGGATTCGTGTCACTACTTATTATActctataatatttttatatgtgtCACCTGTGACAA TGGTGCTGGTACCGGTTTTATTATTCGCAATTCTCCATGCAGCTAGTTATTCTCTCGCACTATTAGAc ACACTTGGGCAAAATAGCTGTTGGCCGGCTCGACTCATGATATCTCTGGTTGAGTATCAATCGAGCAATATTTTACGACTTTGTGGATTATGTGAAATCATGATATTGCCGCTTACAATCATTCTAGTCTTTTC TGGGCGTGCTGGTTTGCTAACACCGTTTGTgtactatcaatttttcaaaatgcgTTTATCGTCACGAAGAAACCACTTCACACGCAACACCTTCCACGAATTGAGAAACGCTTTGAGTTCGTTGTCTATGCGGCCATCAATGCCTGGTGTTGTCAGATGGTTAATAAACGTTCTGCTCAAAATCACCCAACAAATAACTCCGAATCCTGTTCCTCAGTAA